The region AAACCCGCCTTTGGCCGGGATGAAGCTGGCCAACAGCACAGTGATGATGAGTTTGACCATCATCGGGTCGAGTCGTAAAAAGCCCATTGTTACAATCCGGTTAAAATAAAAAAGATGGTGCTGATTGTGCGCCAGCTGGGTTTAGAAATAAAATTGATTTATTGCATCAATCTATGAGCGATATCGATGAATTACACCTTACGTCAGTTACGCACCTTTGTGGCCGTGGCGCAGCAGGGCAGTTTTAGCCAGGCAGGGCAGGCGATTGGGCTCAGCCAGTCGGCGGTCAGCCACAGTATTAAAGAGCTGGAAGCGGAGATGGGCGTGCGTTTGCTGGACCGCACCACGCGCGAAGTGATGCTGACGGAAGCAGGGCATCAACTGGCATCGCGCCTGGAGCGTTTGCTGGAGGAGTTAAACACCACGCTGCTGGATGTGCGCAGTTACGGCGAGCAGCGCAGTGGTACCGTGCGTGTTGCCGCCAGCCAGACACCTTCGGCGAATCTGATGCCGCAATGTCTGGCGAGTAGCCAGCAACGTTATCCGGATATTCGCGTCATTCTGCACGATCGCGCACAGCAATCCGTACTACAAAGCGTTCGCAATGCGGAAGTCGATTTTGGCATTGTCATCGGGCCGTTAGGAGATGCCGATCTGGATTACGAAGTGATTTTGCAGGAGCCGTTTTTACTGTTGTGCCATGCGGATGATGAACTGGCCCGGGTTGAGCAAGCGGAGTGGACGATGCTGGCGGGGCGCAACCTGGTTTTGCAGGATTATGCTTCAGGAAGCCGTCTGCTGGTGGATGCAGCGCTGCAGCAGTTATCGATTCAGGTGCAGGTGGTACAGGAAATTGGCCATCCCGCCACGTTGTTCCCGATGGTGGAAGCAGGGATTGGCATCAGCATTTTACCTGCTCTGGCGTTACCGCTGCCGGCGGGGCGGAAACTGACGGTGCGACGCCTCTATCCAGAAATTCATCGAAATCTCATGCTGATTAAACGCAAAAACCGTTCCCTGACGCCAGCCGCGGAAGCGATTTGGCAGGAGGTGCGCCAACAAGCAGGCTTGCTGGCGCAACAACGTGCTCTCAAACCGGCGTTTTAAACGTAAACGTTGATTTGATTGGTGTCAGTTGGACGGTTGATGCCATCGGCTTTTTGAGCGCTGGTGGCACTTTCCGTGGTGGGTTGCTGGGCTTCCTGCTTCTGCTGTGCCTTTTCAGCTGCCTGTTGCTCAATTTGTGCAATTTGAGCTTCAACCATCTGAATTTGTGACTCCAGCATCTGCTCCTGTTCAGATTTTTGCTCATCTGTCAGGGTATCGTCGTTGGAAAGATCTTTGACTTGCTGGGTCAGGCTTTGAATCTGTTTATTCAGGCTGGCAATTTGTGATGTTGAACCGCCACCACTGCTCGCCGTACTGATACTGCTAACACTTGAGATAGTCGACATGGTTTTCTCCTTGCAATAGACCATTATCGTTATCGGCAAGGGGATAAAACGGCTTGAGCACACAAAGCGTTAAGTGTTTGCAAAGGTTTTGTGAGGTTGGGCAAATCGCAGATAGCAAAAAGGCGCCTTTAGGGCGCCTTTCTACATTGGTGGGTCGTGCAGGATTCGAACCTGCGACCAATTGATTAAAAGTCAACTGCTCTACCAACTGAGCTAACGACCCGAAGTGGTGGGCGATGACGGGCTCGAACCGCCGACCCCCTCCGTGTAAAGGAGATGCTCTACCAACTGAGCTAATCGCCCACTTCGGAACTGCTTAACAAGAGTGTCATCTGACTAAGATATGGTGGGCGATGACGGGCTCGAACCGCCGACCCCCTCCGTGTAAAGGAGATGCTCTACCAACTGAGCTAATCGCCCATATCTTACTCTTCAAACTCTTGTACACTGCGAGCCACTTTTAGAGTGGTGGGTGATGACGGGCTCGAACCGCCGACCCCCTCCGTGTAAAGGAGATGCTCTACCAACTGAGCTAATCACCCCCGCTGTGTGGAGTCGCATTATAGGGATCCTTCGAAGTGAGTCAACGCTTTTTAAAACATAAATGTGCGTTCGCTTTAAATTTAGGCAGCATGCCGCGCTTTTAGCCAATGTGCTGGTTTTATTAGCAGAAAAACGCACTTCAATCTGTGATGCCGCCGCGAGAGTCATTGAGGAAAGCGTCCCACCTGCTAGAATATGCGCACTGTTTTTTCGCGTTAACCCGTTTTTTTGTCATCCAGACAAAGAAACCTGCGCATCTAAGGCAATGCTGAATGAAAATCAAAACTCGCTTCGCACCCAGCCCAACGGGATACCTGCATGTGGGCGGTGCCCGTACTGCTCTTTATTCCTGGCTTTATGCTCGCCATAACAAGGGCGAATTCGTTCTGCGTATCGAAGATACCGATCTGGAACGTTCAACGCCGGAAGCCATTGAAGCCATCATGGATGGCATGAACTGGCTAAACCTGCAGTGGGATGAAGGCCCGTACTATCAGACGAAGCGCTTTGATCGTTACAACGCGGTCATCGATGAGATGGTAGAAGCGGGTACCGCTTATAAATGCTATTGCTCTAAAGAGCGTTTAGACGCGCTGCGTGAAGAGCAGATGGCGAAAGGCGAGAAGCCACGTTATGACGGCCGCTGCCGTGACAGCCATGAACATCATGCGGCGGATGAGCCTTGCGTGGTCCGTTTCCGTAACCCGCAAGAGGGTTCGGTCATTTTTGACGACCAGATCCGTGGACCCATTGAGTTCAGTAACCAGGAGCTGGATGATCTGATCATCCGCCGCACCGATGGTTCACCAACCTACAACTTCTGTGTAGTGGTGGATGACTGGGATATGGGCATCACGCACGTGATCCGTGGTGAGGACCATATCAACAACACGCCACGCCAGATCAACATCCTTAAGGCGATTGGTGCAGAAGTGCCAACTTACGCACACGTCTCAATGATCCTGGGTGATGACAGTAAGAAGCTGTCGAAACGTCATGGCGCAGTGGGTGTGATGCAGTACCGTGATGACGGCTATCTGCCGGAAGCGTTGCTCAACTATCTGGTGCGTTTGGGCTGGTCACATGGCGACCAGGAAATTTTCAGCGTGGCTGAGATGGCCGAGCTGTTTACCCTGGATGCTGTCAGTAAGTCTGCCAGTGCGTTTAACACCGAAAAACTGCAGTGGCTGAACCATCACTACATCAATACGCTGCCGCCGGAATACGTGGCAACGCAGCTGCAGTGGCACATCGAGCAGCAGAATATCGATACCCGCACCGGCCCGGAGTTGGCGAAACTGGTGACGCTGCTGGGTGAGCGTTGCAAAACGCTGGTCGAGATTGCCGCTTCTTGCCGTTACTTCTATGAAGAGTTCGATGCTTTTGATGCCGATGCGGCGAAGAAACATTTACGCCCTGTTGCGCGTCAGCCACTGGAAGTGGTGCGTGACAAACTGGCTGCGCTGAGCGACAGCGAGTGGAATGCGGAGAATGTGCACAACGCGATTCAGGGTGCCGCCGATGCGCTCGAACTGGGTATGGGCAAAGTGGGCATGCCACTGCGCGTGGCGGTCACCGGTGCAGGTCAGTCTCCGGCACTGGATGTGACTGTCGAAGCGATTGGTCGCAGCCGCAGCGTGGCTCGCATCGATAAAGCGCTGGCCTTTATTGCTGAGCGTGAAGCCCAGGCTTAATTGAGGTAGCGGCAGCCTGTAACGTTGCCGCTGCACTTATCGTGGGCATTAAAAAAGCCGGGAGCATGAGCGCCCGGCTTTTTTTAATCTTCTTTAATCCCTAGCCGTTCCAGCACACCACTTATCCCCTCGCGTAGCAACAATGCAGCCAGTTGATCTTGCTCAGCGGTTGTCATTTGCTGGACAGAATTTATTAATAACGCAGGTAACGTATTTTGTTGAGCACCGTAATTGGCCGCCGGCTCGGTCGCGTGGCGGGTAGACTGAATAAAGCTTTTTACACGCTCATCAATATGAATCAATCGCGCCTTACCACCCTGTACACCGGGCTTGGGCGTGGTTGTCCAGTTTTCGCGTTTGATCCATTTATTCACCGTTTGCCGACTGTAGCCCGTTTCCAGCGCGAGCTCCTCGGGGGTGAGCCATTCCTTTTTCACGATGCTGTCCCTGTTAAATACATTAGCTGTACATATTACAACAAAACGTAACGGGGAAAAGTAATCAGGCAGGAAAATGCCTCTTGTCTCATGACAAAAGGCATAAATCGGATATTAAGCTTCGCTGGTTTCAGCTTGTGCAGGACGGAAAGCAAGGAAATAGGTGAGGCCAACAAATATTGCACCGCCCACGCCGTTGCCAAGGAAGACGGCAATCACGTTTGGCGCAAAGTCTGCCCAGCTCATTTGTCCGGCAAAAATCGCGGCGGGCACAATAAACATGTTCGCCACCACGTGCTGGAAGCCAATCGCCACGAAGGCCATCACCGGGAACCACATGCCAAAGATTTTGCCGACCATATCTTTACTGGCAAAAGCTAGCCACACAGCCAGACACACCAGCCAGTTGCAGCCAATACCTGAAATGAACGCGTGCAGGAAATCCGCATTCACTTTCGCGTGAGCAATCGCCACGGTCTTTTTCAGATAATCGCCTTCGGTCATGCCCAGCATATGACCAAAGAACCAGGCGACCGCGATGCTGCCAATAAAGTTGGCAATCGTGACCCAGAACCAGTTGCGCAGCACGCTCAAACCGCTGATGCGGCGAGCGAACCACGCGATCGGTAAGGTCATCATGTTGCCAGTCAACAGTTCACCACCGGCCAGAACGGTCAGTATCAGACCAACCGGGAACACCGCCGCGCCGAGGAAGCCGCCAAAGGAGCCCCATTCAGCAGGCAGTTGGTTGATAACATGCAGATCCAACAGAAAACCGGTGGCAATAAATGCACCGGCCATAAAACCAAGGATCAATAAGGTGGAAACAGGCAAACGGCTTTTAGCCACGCCCGCTTGAATCGCCAGTTGGGCGATCTCTTTCGGTGTATGCAGCGACATAATTCACTTTTCTTTTATTGAACAAGGGGAAAATGCTGGCCGATCAATGAGTGATATACCCTGGAAGGTTGACCGGTTAATTAGCGCGCTAAGTTTTACACTTACCCGTAACGAACACAAGATTATTCCTAACATCTTTAACCCTGATTTAACCTTGGTTGCAGGGCGTTAAATGCGAAAATGCGTTAACGATATGCGCAATTGCGTTGAAAAAAAAGCCATTACGGTAGGGCGTTGCCGCCTTTTTCAGCGATTGAACACAGAACGAGAATTTGGCGTTGACACTCAGGGAGCGGTTTCATATGATGCCGTCCGTCGAGTTAAATCGGCTGTTTTTCGGTGCTGGGGGTATAGCTCAGCTGGGAGAGCGCTTGCATGGCATGCAAGAGGTCAGCGGTTCGATCCCGCTTATCTCCACCAAATCGTTTCTAACGATGCACTGAAAAAGATTTCCAGATGTGGGGGTATAGCTCAGCTGGGAGAGCGCTTGCATGGCATGCAAGAGGTCAGCGGTTCGATCCCGCTTATCTCCACCAAATCTCTGTTCGTCCTGAACAATAGCATCACAATCCAACAGTTACTGAATTCATAATTGCTCATTTTATATGCAGAATGGCGTCATTATTAGTGCGACGACACTCCCAGCGTTCTGAAATGCGCCCATCTTTTGATATCAAGTCTCTCGACGAATTGCGCCATAAATCGCGCGAGCTCCTTCCTGCGCGCTGAGATGATCTCACCCATTCAGCATTCCAGCTTCTTCTCAGGGGGCGCAATGAATCGCACCGCAGTAGCTTCACACGCGCTGCGATGATTTTATCCGTTCAGCATTCAGCATTCAGCACTGCATGAGAGTGCGCAATGAATCGCACCGCAGTAGCTTCTCACGCACTGCGATGATTTTATCCGTTCAGTGTTCAGTGTTCAGCTTTCAGCGTTCAGCATTCCAGCTTCTTCTCAGAGTGCGCAATGAATCGCACCGCAGCAGCTTCTCACGCGCTGAGATCATCTTATTCGTTCAGCATTCAGCACTGTATCAGAGTGCGCCATAAATCGTGCCGCCAGAGCATAGTGTGCACTGAAATTATGCACAATCTTGTCGCGGCGCAATTTATGGCGCTAAGAGTTAAGCGGTTGCGGCTTGTTCTTGAGCAGGCAACACACGGAAGCCGTGCGTGCCATCACGATCCAATTGCGCCACCAGGCCGTATTCCCAATCCAGGTACGCCTGCATCACGGCAGGTGCGATATCGGTGCCTTCATACGGACGGCGGTAGCGATCAATCGCCGGTGAAAGCAACTGCTGGTCGCCTTGCTCGGTCGGCAGGTGCGCTGCGCGCCAGGCCGCATTGCCGCCTTCCAGCACAAACACCGGCTTGCCGGTGAGTTCCGCCACCTGGTCAACCGCATATCCGGCCAGCAAACTGCTGCCGCAGGTCAGCACATAACGTCGTGCCGTTGGCAGTATGGCTTTACCTTCTTTTTGCAGCGTTGAGCGCAGCAGCCAGCCCGCACCCGGAATATGGCTGTTAAGGTGATTGGCGTGCGTGGTGAAGTCCAATACCTGGGTCTGACCTTCTTCCAGCCACTCCGCCAGCTGCTGTGGCGAAACAAACTCGGGCTGCGCAACAGCAGGAACCTGCGCTTTCCAGGCACCGGTGGCACTGAAATCACTGGCCTGCAGCTCTTCCAGCACCGACACTTGCCAGCCCAGCTGCGCCAGCCAGGAGGCGGTCATGTTGGCACGCACGCCATCGTCATCAATCAGTACAATACGTGCACCGCGCACGCTGGCGTAATGATCGGTTTCCTGCACCAGCTGTCCGCCTGGTACATGACGACTGCCAGGCAGATGACCCGCTGCATACTCGTCAGCGTCACGCACATCAAACAGATAAGTGGTGCGTGTTTCCTGCTGCCAGCGCTTGAGTGTTGCCAGAGGAATGCGCTCCACGCCTGCGCGATCCGCGATGCTACGCGCGTTCGTCGCAGCCTGGCGCTGTGCCGTTTCACTGGCTTCACCGTATCGGCGCGACTGAGCATGCTCCAGCGCGTGGCCTGCCAGCGTCCAGCCAATAGTGCCGTTACGCAGCGCAAACACCGGATTGCGAATGCCCGCATTCACCAGCGACTGAGTACCAATAATGCTGCGCGTGCGGCCCGCACAGTTCACAATCACCGTGGTTTCCGGTGATGGCGCGATATCGCGTACGCGCAACACCAGTTCACCGCCTGGTACGCTGGTGGCGCCTGGAATGCTCATGGTCTGATATTCATCAAAGCGACGCGCATCCAGCACCACCACGTTGGCATCACTGTTGATTAAGCTGTGCACTTCATCGGCTGACAGGGAAGGGGTATGATTGTGATGTTCAACCAGTTCACCAAAGGCCTTACTCGGCGAATTCACATCAATAAACAGCTCACCGCCCGCAGCCTGCCAGCCGGCTAAATCCTCTTTTAACAGCGCTATATTGCTGTAACCCAGTGCTGCAATTCGTTCCGCAGCCGTCTGTGCCAGTCCTTCGCCGTTATCATATAGCGTGATAGCTGTCGTCAATTGCGGGATGCGATCCAGTAGTTCCAGTTCCAGTTTGGAAAGCGGGATATTGACCGCAAACAGCGGATGACCGGTGGCAAACAGCGCTTCGTCGCGGACATCAACAATCGCCACTTCCTGCTGTTGACGCAGTGACTCAAGAATGTCCGTCGCCTGACGGAAAGGGAATGCGGGTTTACTCATGTGATAGATCCCAAATGTTCGGTAAGTAACGGTTGCTGTAACCGGAGATAAACTGTTTTTCACTGCCGTCTTCGCGGTACACCGCGCGTTTTACCGCGCCGATATTGGCGCCATACACGTGGATGCTGATTGAGACGCGATCGTCATAGGCATTGCTGACGCGATGAATATCGCCCACGGTGGGAGAGACGGCTTCAACGCTGCCGGGATCAAGGCGTATTGGTGCACCTTCCGGCTGCAAGCCGTTTGGCCCGGGCTGCCAGGATTGTGATATCTCCGCACCGCGTAGCATGCCAATTAATCCCCATACGC is a window of Pantoea rwandensis DNA encoding:
- a CDS encoding LysR family transcriptional regulator, with product MNYTLRQLRTFVAVAQQGSFSQAGQAIGLSQSAVSHSIKELEAEMGVRLLDRTTREVMLTEAGHQLASRLERLLEELNTTLLDVRSYGEQRSGTVRVAASQTPSANLMPQCLASSQQRYPDIRVILHDRAQQSVLQSVRNAEVDFGIVIGPLGDADLDYEVILQEPFLLLCHADDELARVEQAEWTMLAGRNLVLQDYASGSRLLVDAALQQLSIQVQVVQEIGHPATLFPMVEAGIGISILPALALPLPAGRKLTVRRLYPEIHRNLMLIKRKNRSLTPAAEAIWQEVRQQAGLLAQQRALKPAF
- a CDS encoding FlxA-like family protein, whose product is MSTISSVSSISTASSGGGSTSQIASLNKQIQSLTQQVKDLSNDDTLTDEQKSEQEQMLESQIQMVEAQIAQIEQQAAEKAQQKQEAQQPTTESATSAQKADGINRPTDTNQINVYV
- the gltX gene encoding glutamate--tRNA ligase → MKIKTRFAPSPTGYLHVGGARTALYSWLYARHNKGEFVLRIEDTDLERSTPEAIEAIMDGMNWLNLQWDEGPYYQTKRFDRYNAVIDEMVEAGTAYKCYCSKERLDALREEQMAKGEKPRYDGRCRDSHEHHAADEPCVVRFRNPQEGSVIFDDQIRGPIEFSNQELDDLIIRRTDGSPTYNFCVVVDDWDMGITHVIRGEDHINNTPRQINILKAIGAEVPTYAHVSMILGDDSKKLSKRHGAVGVMQYRDDGYLPEALLNYLVRLGWSHGDQEIFSVAEMAELFTLDAVSKSASAFNTEKLQWLNHHYINTLPPEYVATQLQWHIEQQNIDTRTGPELAKLVTLLGERCKTLVEIAASCRYFYEEFDAFDADAAKKHLRPVARQPLEVVRDKLAALSDSEWNAENVHNAIQGAADALELGMGKVGMPLRVAVTGAGQSPALDVTVEAIGRSRSVARIDKALAFIAEREAQA
- a CDS encoding YfeC-like transcriptional regulator, yielding MKKEWLTPEELALETGYSRQTVNKWIKRENWTTTPKPGVQGGKARLIHIDERVKSFIQSTRHATEPAANYGAQQNTLPALLINSVQQMTTAEQDQLAALLLREGISGVLERLGIKED
- a CDS encoding formate/nitrite transporter family protein, which codes for MSLHTPKEIAQLAIQAGVAKSRLPVSTLLILGFMAGAFIATGFLLDLHVINQLPAEWGSFGGFLGAAVFPVGLILTVLAGGELLTGNMMTLPIAWFARRISGLSVLRNWFWVTIANFIGSIAVAWFFGHMLGMTEGDYLKKTVAIAHAKVNADFLHAFISGIGCNWLVCLAVWLAFASKDMVGKIFGMWFPVMAFVAIGFQHVVANMFIVPAAIFAGQMSWADFAPNVIAVFLGNGVGGAIFVGLTYFLAFRPAQAETSEA
- a CDS encoding rhodanese homology domain-containing protein, with amino-acid sequence MSKPAFPFRQATDILESLRQQQEVAIVDVRDEALFATGHPLFAVNIPLSKLELELLDRIPQLTTAITLYDNGEGLAQTAAERIAALGYSNIALLKEDLAGWQAAGGELFIDVNSPSKAFGELVEHHNHTPSLSADEVHSLINSDANVVVLDARRFDEYQTMSIPGATSVPGGELVLRVRDIAPSPETTVIVNCAGRTRSIIGTQSLVNAGIRNPVFALRNGTIGWTLAGHALEHAQSRRYGEASETAQRQAATNARSIADRAGVERIPLATLKRWQQETRTTYLFDVRDADEYAAGHLPGSRHVPGGQLVQETDHYASVRGARIVLIDDDGVRANMTASWLAQLGWQVSVLEELQASDFSATGAWKAQVPAVAQPEFVSPQQLAEWLEEGQTQVLDFTTHANHLNSHIPGAGWLLRSTLQKEGKAILPTARRYVLTCGSSLLAGYAVDQVAELTGKPVFVLEGGNAAWRAAHLPTEQGDQQLLSPAIDRYRRPYEGTDIAPAVMQAYLDWEYGLVAQLDRDGTHGFRVLPAQEQAATA
- a CDS encoding cysteine dioxygenase, producing MSANQHHRLRDFVGNLATLLDQNPDEATILQQGSVWLGELIQHDDWLDEAYTQPHPEHYQQYLLYADARQRFSVVSFVWGPGQQTPIHDHRVWGLIGMLRGAEISQSWQPGPNGLQPEGAPIRLDPGSVEAVSPTVGDIHRVSNAYDDRVSISIHVYGANIGAVKRAVYREDGSEKQFISGYSNRYLPNIWDLSHE